A genome region from Penicillium psychrofluorescens genome assembly, chromosome: 3 includes the following:
- a CDS encoding uncharacterized protein (ID:PFLUO_004391-T1.cds;~source:funannotate), which translates to MMPVPQPTNGSAQLALSKQLAKQWAFLPPSKDVWDLWMKNLETMRVGLESRGELSQEYGVPRISVLRQACQKQDLFFIVLHQLYCVRTVDPYLYDRISELRGTDCQEGMLLLQDLLVDNLKLPQRSVEAWAHFPGPARDSMQLGGYTMMIQKIACVLTRLVTEWRPLYHSCYERRYPPLVEELALIFGTTSHAFLSTIFVSLCRQLYEPNYQQQLGYFFFSDYLALERRIANNEAFNPQEMNVPLIKSYLKLPMSSRAPHPTSWTPRYAPTGIQVPIVHQTIQVPNMQSPSIMSPTSGCGQPSVARPQLPAPNSPNGLSHQTPYNAQPVSHGQPYHSPYNGSPLQVLPSHPAPSQPVPTYVVPPSLPQYDGPGDSRPPLQTQASQSPRATQMNHVIEQGRPSAPVERVHGSGSQHIVPSRPTVLSPHHAPSQQPPLSRYHPLAQSHAPSQHPAPSPRPTPYRQLVSSQQAATRQPVLSQQQHAPRAERRTSRQKSQPQRGTSLLPPAGYKPPQTAHPNPLRFGLHQAHLRDPVKKLVEINSSGELVDTKLFQYLGGFVLNPTFLETPKTCHKWTFQLSDAQCRRFPRTVSQGEGKRPLRTFQGGCWTFRLRSIKLPASQKSTVEQVWATTNTTWPSVFYIFVNDQELFARRKLHNGKDLPLDITDYLTEGVNKITLNLLLDKNECKTQQYVFAVEVMEVTGFMPLRSRVQSLPAAESRALIQKRLSPTTDDEEITVITDSLTVSLIDPFSARIVDVPARSRQCDHLDCFDLETFLSTRKSVSDSLPMNDNWFCPICKADARPQFLFIDCFFAEVLQEITRQNRQEDAQAIEIKIDGSWSLKDASDEKSHDNSGNHFQRPTLKRKADSSPYADDPRSGSHVSLKHEESPTTSALVVHNEPVVIEID; encoded by the coding sequence ATGATGCCTGTACCGCAGCCGACGAACGGCAGTGCTCAACTAGCTCTATCGAAGCAGCTAGCTAAGCAATGGGCATTCTTGCCACCGAGCAAAGACGTCTGGGACCTTTGGATGAAGAATCTGGAGACCATGAGGGTAGGGTTGGAGAGCAGAGGCGAACTGTCGCAGGAGTACGGAGTGCCTCGAATCTCAGTCTTGCGCCAGGCTTGTCAGAAACAGGATCTTTTTTTCATCGTACTTCATCAGTTGTACTGTGTACGGACCGTGGACCCCTATCTGTATGACCGGATTTCCGAGCTCCGGGGGACTGATTGTCAAGAGGGCATGCTCTTGCTCCAGGACCTGTTGGTGGACAACCTCAAGCTTCCGCAGAGGTCGGTCGAGGCGTGGGCTCATTTTCCAGGCCCTGCACGAGATTCGATGCAGCTGGGCGGGTATACTATGATGATTCAGAAGATTGCCTGCGTTTTGACCCGGCTCGTGACAGAATGGCGACCCCTTTATCACTCTTGCTATGAGCGACGGTACCCACCGCTGGTGGAAGAACTCGCACTAATATTCGGGACGACATCGCATGCCTTCCTATCCACTATCTTTGTGTCCTTGTGCCGCCAACTATACGAACCCAACTATCAACAGCAACTAggatatttcttcttctccgatTACTTGGCGCTGGAACGCCGCATTGCCAATAATGAGGCCTTCAATCCGCAAGAGATGAATGTTCCCCTCATCAAGTCATACCTCAAACTTCCTATGTCTTCCAGGGCACCTCACCCAACTAGCTGGACGCCTCGATATGCGCCCACTGGTATCCAAGTTCCGATTGTGCATCAAACTATTCAGGTCCCGAACATGCAGTCTCCGAGTATTATGTCTCCAACTTCTGGCTGTGGTCAACCATCCGTTGCGCGTCCCCAGCTGCCTGCACCAAATTCGCCTAACGGTCTGTCTCACCAAACACCTTACAACGCACAGCCAGTGTCACACGGTCAGCCGTATCACTCGCCATACAACGGATCTCCTCTTCAAGTGCTTCCAAGTCATCCGGCACCATCCCAGCCAGTTCCAACTTATGTCGTCCCTCCGTCCCTCCCGCAGTATGATGGGCCAGGTGATTCCAGGCCCCCGTTGCAAACACAGGCGTCTCAGTCACCCAGAGCTACTCAAATGAACCATGTTATTGAGCAAGGCCGCCCCTCGGCTCCAGTGGAAAGAGTACATGGGTCGGGATCACAACATATTGTGCCTTCACGGCCGACTGTGTTATCTCCACACCATGCGCCCTCCCAACAACCCCCTCTATCCCGGTACCATCCTCTGGCACAAAGCCATGCACCTTCTCAACACCCTGCACCTTCTCCACGCCCTACGCCTTATCGGCAGCTTGTGTCTTCCCAGCAAGCTGCCACTCGACAGCCTGTGTTgtcacagcagcagcatgctCCTCGGGCCGAACGGAGAACCTCAAGGCAGAAATCTCAGCCGCAACGTGGTACATCTCTACTCCCACCGGCCGGGTACAAACCGCCTCAGACGGCTCATCCAAATCCGTTGCGGTTTGGGCTTCATCAGGCTCACCTTCGCGATCCGGTCAAAAAACTGGTTGAGATTAATTCAAGCGGGGAGCTGGTTGACACGAAATTATTCCAGTATCTTGGGGGGTTTGTCCTCAACCCGACGTTTCTGGAGACTCCAAAAACGTGTCACAAATGGACTTTTCAACTGTCGGATGCTCAATGCAGGAGATTCCCGCGCACAGTGagtcaaggagaaggaaagcGGCCACTGCGAACCTTTCAAGGTGGGTGTTGGACGTTCCGACTGCGGTCTATCAAGTTACCCGCCTCCCAAAAATCGACAGTCGAGCAAGTGTGGGCCACTACGAATACAACCTGGCCTAGCGTCTTCTATATCTTTGTCAATGATCAGGAGCTTTTCGCACGTCGAAAGCTTCACAATGGCAAGGACCTTCCTCTGGACATCACGGACTATCTTACTGAAGGAGTCAACAAAATCACCTTGAATTTGCTTCTCGACAAGAACGAGTGCAAGACTCAGCAGTACGTGTTCGCGGTGGAAGTGATGGAAGTGACTGGATTTATGCCGTTGCGGAGTCGAGTGCAGTCCCTCCCGGCGGCTGAGTCGCGTGCCCTTATCCAAAAACGTCTGTCTCCCACcacggacgacgaggaaatcACAGTCATCACCGACAGTTTGACCGTCAGCCTGATCGACCCTTTCTCAGCACGCATCGTCGATGTCCCCGCTCGTTCCCGGCAATGTGACCACTTGGACTGCTTTGATCTAGAGACCTTCCTCAGCACGCGGAAATCGGTCTCAGACTCGCTTCCAATGAACGACAACTGGTTTTGCCCTATCTGCAAAGCAGATGCGCGCCCGCAGTTTCTGTTCATCGATTGCTTCTTTGCCGAGGTGCTGCAAGAAATAACTCGCCAGAACCGACAAGAGGACGCACAGGCCATCGAGATCAAAATTGACGGGTCGTGGAGTTTGAAAGATGCCAGCGATGAGAAGAGTCATGATAACTCGGGAAACCATTTCCAACGTCCAACATTAAAACGCAAAGCCGACAGCTCGCCTTATGCGGATGATCCTCGCTCTGGCTCCCACGTGTCTTTGAAGCACGAAGAAAGTCCCACCACGTCTGCTCTCGTCGTCCACAATGAGCCTGTTGTCATTGAGATAGACTAG